The Miscanthus floridulus cultivar M001 chromosome 7, ASM1932011v1, whole genome shotgun sequence genome includes a region encoding these proteins:
- the LOC136462912 gene encoding small ribosomal subunit protein bS21c-like → MAAPATTTSLLSTLLQLPPLAPFSGKSSPPSVVHVARRAPTAVVAAKGYNVQILVDENEGEESIFRRFRREVMRAGVLQEIKRRRRYESKTDEKKRKAREAGRRNRRRRMMDEPRFPEEDADATSKARDDDDDNWKIDGIL, encoded by the exons ATGGCCGCCCCCGCAACGACGACCTCCCTGCTGAGCACGCTGCTGCAGCTGCCGCCGCTCGCGCCCTTCTCGGGGAAGAGCTCGCCGCCGTCCGTGGTGCACGTGGCGCGCCGGGCGccgacggcggtggtggccgcCAAGGGGTACAATGTGCAGATCCTGGTGGACGAGAACGAGGGGGAGGAGTCCATCTTCCGCCGGTTCCGGCGGGAGGTGATGCGCGCCGGCGTGCTGCAGGAGATCAAGCGCCGCCGGAGGTACGAGAGCAAGACGGACGAGAAGAAGCGCAAGGCGCGCGAGGCCGGACGCCGCAACCGCCGCAG GCGCATGATGGATGAGCCGAGGTTCCCAGAAGAAGACGCTGACGCGACCTCAAAGGCTcgggacgacgacgatgacaactGGAAGATCGATGGCATCCTGTGA